In one window of Flavobacterium ginsengisoli DNA:
- a CDS encoding MBG domain-containing protein, translated as MLALTNNTLYVKQGAVGGDGSTWQLALSDLSLALRYATILNNNASNTVNKIYVAQGTYTPKYSSRDNSNFIDEGKDNSFLLPDGVKLYGGFDGNIANESLTDRNIKENKTILDGQSTINHIITVSNSAGNNEIDGFSIVKGKATSATLGTEGTVTINGKAITREYGGGMRVHSSNLTVKNCIFSENSSGHRGGGMYITDNSNVSIYNTLFYGNLVSNTGAQGTSVALNDATVKIVNTTFGDNISNSAHIFTNGTSNLEVFNTVFRDNPGNNDIYRVTGTVTVKNSLLSKAQSLYAPMALANNFYEQPADFVDANAFNFALKTTSPAINKGDNTLYNVSIAGNKDIANNSRFQSTTIDMGCYESKILQTIDVDDITKKYTDADFVIGTASSGLLPLTYSSDNKNIAYITKDNKIHIVGVGQAIITVVQSGDEIYAPATKTFKLTVGKGDFSATLQPETYTYDGLAKYLNVTALPAGVSVSYEGNGQINAGDYIVKAIINGGEYYNDITLSNTLKIDKKELLGISFPSNTFTYDGFDKHPEISGTLPEGVSVVYSNTQKNAGAYNNVKATISGSNYNTFELTTSMTINKADLPSGIFLLEKEEVYDGTPKSLSLDGMLPDGATVTYINNDNINVGSYNVTVNINGGINYNDKQLIAKLTIVKGNLTDNFVLASNTFTYDGSEKSLTIQGGLPNQVSVSYTNNDKIEVGTYRVYAVLSKPNYNDKVVEADLIIEPKTINAIAQGKVSKVYNATAVIALNADNFALEGVVDGDDVQLDNPAAGDLDDKNVGENKQVTVNNLKLSGTASKNYVLSPTSLVANIAKVAPKEVEVSLKGNVSKVFDGTTQAVLSSNNFELIGILENETVTLNNALSGTYDTKNIGDNKTVTISDLTISGANASNYVLSAETKSGQIGEITPKEITVTADASQAKVYGDVEPSLSYTITPDLVSGDSFTGTLERAVGENIGTYAIAQGTLSAGTNYNLTYVADDFEITAKPITVTADASQRKVYGTADPVFTYAVSPSLVGNDAFSGTLERISGENVGNYAIGQGTLTAGGNYAVTYVGKDFEITAKTIEVTANSQTKVYGETDSALTYSFAPSLESGDSFTGELSRVAGENIGDYAINQGTLSAGSNYSIDYVSKDYTITAKPITVTVDASQKKIYGSAEPILTSTVSPSLVGTDAFTGALSRIIGENVGSYAIEQGDLSAGSNYTITFESKDFEITPKEISVSVNASQSKYYGEADPIFTYTASEALVSGNSFSGSLSRANGENAGTYDYTIGSLSAGSNYVLTLVTSDAFTIAAKPITVTADASQTKVYGTADPVFTYAVSPSLVGNDAFSGTLERISGENVGNYVIGQGTLTAGGNYAVTYVGKDFEITAKTIEVTADSKTKVYGETDSALTYSFAPSLESGDSFTGELSRVAGENIGNYAINQGTLSAGSNYSIDYVSKDYTITAKPITVTVDASQRKVYGTADPVFTYAVSPSLVGNDAFSGTLERISGENVGTYAIGQGTLTAGGNYAITYVGKGFEITPKEISVSVNTSQSKYYGEADPIFTYTASEALVSGNAFSGSLSRTNGENAGTYDYTIGSLSAGSNYVLTLVASDAFAIAAKPITVTADASQTKVYGTADPVFTYAVSPSLVGNDAFSGTLERLTGENVGTYAISQGTLTAGSNYIITYTGNDFEITKADQVITWNQTLVSNCDGVSESVLTASSNSGLPVMYTSSNTDVVTISNDELVYNNSGSATITASQAGNNNYNAAETVSLPVINSQPNLIRQQFENVIFFDNSSKEFKSYAWYKDGILVADQTLQYYKETGGLNGTYYAVATKLDGTLITSCPLTLSSTKTVETVRIYPNPVRKNESYQLITNIDPAKMLNARIEVFAVNGSLIDQRTTNDNETTLQAPNVEAVYIVRMTLSNSKTFTKNLLVKN; from the coding sequence ATGCTTGCATTAACAAATAATACGCTATATGTAAAACAAGGTGCAGTTGGTGGGGATGGTTCTACATGGCAATTAGCACTAAGTGATTTGTCATTAGCTTTACGCTATGCTACTATTCTTAATAACAATGCATCAAATACTGTAAATAAAATCTATGTAGCTCAAGGTACATATACACCAAAATACAGCTCAAGAGATAACTCTAACTTTATTGATGAAGGAAAAGATAACAGCTTTTTATTACCAGATGGTGTAAAACTATATGGAGGTTTTGATGGAAATATTGCCAATGAGAGTTTAACTGACAGAAATATTAAGGAGAATAAAACGATTCTAGATGGACAATCTACAATTAACCATATTATTACAGTTTCTAATTCAGCAGGTAATAATGAGATAGATGGTTTCAGTATTGTAAAAGGTAAAGCGACAAGCGCAACACTTGGAACAGAAGGAACTGTAACAATAAACGGAAAAGCTATTACCAGAGAGTATGGAGGAGGAATGCGTGTACACAGTTCCAACCTTACTGTAAAAAACTGTATTTTTTCAGAAAACTCTTCAGGCCATCGAGGCGGCGGTATGTATATTACAGATAATTCTAATGTTTCAATATATAATACACTGTTTTACGGTAATTTAGTTTCTAACACTGGAGCACAAGGAACTTCAGTAGCACTAAATGATGCCACTGTAAAAATTGTGAATACTACTTTTGGAGATAATATTAGTAATTCAGCTCATATTTTTACTAATGGTACTTCAAATTTAGAAGTGTTTAATACTGTTTTTAGAGATAATCCAGGCAATAATGATATATATAGAGTAACAGGAACAGTTACGGTTAAGAACTCTTTGCTGTCTAAAGCTCAATCTTTATACGCTCCAATGGCATTAGCCAATAATTTCTATGAGCAACCTGCTGATTTTGTTGATGCCAATGCATTTAACTTTGCTTTAAAAACCACATCTCCAGCAATTAACAAAGGAGATAATACACTATATAATGTATCAATTGCGGGTAATAAAGATATTGCGAATAACAGTCGTTTTCAAAGTACGACAATTGACATGGGATGTTATGAGTCCAAAATATTACAAACTATTGATGTCGATGATATTACTAAAAAATATACAGATGCTGATTTTGTAATAGGAACTGCATCAAGCGGGCTGTTACCACTTACTTATAGTAGTGATAACAAAAATATAGCTTACATTACAAAAGATAACAAAATTCATATTGTAGGAGTTGGACAAGCTATAATAACAGTTGTTCAAAGTGGAGATGAGATTTATGCTCCAGCAACTAAAACCTTTAAACTTACGGTTGGAAAAGGAGACTTTTCTGCCACTTTACAGCCGGAAACATACACTTATGATGGTCTTGCAAAATATCTGAATGTTACAGCTTTACCAGCAGGGGTTAGTGTGTCTTATGAAGGTAATGGACAAATAAATGCAGGAGACTATATTGTTAAAGCAATTATTAACGGAGGTGAATATTATAATGATATTACATTATCTAATACACTTAAAATTGATAAAAAAGAGCTGTTAGGTATTTCATTTCCATCAAATACATTTACTTATGATGGTTTTGATAAGCACCCTGAAATATCAGGAACTTTACCTGAAGGAGTAAGTGTGGTTTACTCAAATACACAAAAGAATGCGGGAGCCTATAACAACGTAAAAGCAACGATTTCAGGTTCAAATTACAACACGTTTGAGTTAACTACTTCTATGACAATTAATAAAGCAGATCTTCCGAGTGGAATATTTTTATTAGAAAAAGAAGAAGTTTATGATGGCACTCCTAAAAGCTTATCACTTGATGGAATGCTTCCTGATGGAGCTACAGTAACTTATATAAATAATGATAATATAAATGTGGGCTCTTATAATGTTACAGTTAATATCAATGGAGGAATAAATTACAATGACAAACAGCTTATTGCCAAATTAACAATTGTAAAAGGCAATCTAACAGATAATTTCGTTCTAGCATCCAATACCTTTACTTATGATGGAAGCGAAAAATCATTAACGATTCAAGGCGGTCTTCCTAATCAAGTTTCTGTCAGTTATACTAATAACGACAAAATAGAGGTTGGTACTTATAGGGTTTATGCAGTATTAAGCAAACCAAATTATAATGATAAAGTAGTTGAAGCCGATTTAATTATAGAACCAAAAACTATAAATGCTATAGCACAGGGTAAAGTATCAAAAGTTTATAATGCGACTGCTGTCATAGCATTAAATGCTGATAACTTTGCTTTAGAAGGTGTTGTTGATGGCGATGATGTACAATTGGATAATCCTGCAGCTGGTGATTTAGATGATAAAAATGTAGGAGAAAATAAGCAAGTTACTGTTAACAATTTAAAATTATCTGGAACAGCTTCTAAAAACTACGTTTTAAGCCCAACTTCTTTAGTGGCTAATATAGCAAAAGTTGCACCTAAAGAAGTAGAGGTTTCATTAAAAGGAAATGTATCCAAAGTTTTTGATGGAACAACTCAAGCAGTTTTATCAAGTAATAATTTTGAGCTTATCGGAATTTTAGAAAATGAAACAGTAACGTTAAACAATGCGTTATCAGGAACATATGATACAAAGAACATTGGAGACAATAAAACTGTAACAATTAGCGACTTAACAATTAGCGGAGCCAATGCTTCAAATTATGTGTTAAGTGCTGAAACGAAGTCGGGACAAATAGGTGAGATTACACCAAAAGAAATCACTGTAACGGCTGATGCTTCTCAGGCAAAAGTATATGGAGATGTTGAACCATCTTTGAGCTACACTATTACTCCTGATTTAGTAAGTGGTGATTCATTTACAGGAACTTTAGAAAGAGCAGTAGGAGAGAACATAGGAACTTATGCAATTGCACAAGGAACGTTGAGTGCAGGAACCAATTACAATCTTACCTACGTTGCTGATGATTTTGAAATTACAGCAAAACCAATTACTGTAACGGCAGATGCTTCTCAAAGAAAAGTATACGGAACAGCAGATCCAGTTTTCACTTATGCGGTTTCACCAAGTTTAGTTGGAAATGATGCTTTCTCTGGTACTTTAGAAAGAATATCGGGAGAGAATGTCGGGAATTATGCAATAGGACAAGGAACACTGACAGCAGGCGGAAATTATGCCGTTACGTATGTTGGAAAAGACTTTGAAATTACAGCAAAAACAATTGAAGTCACTGCCAATTCGCAAACAAAAGTATATGGAGAGACAGATTCAGCATTAACCTATTCGTTCGCACCAAGTTTAGAAAGCGGAGATTCATTCACAGGAGAGCTATCTAGAGTTGCGGGAGAAAATATTGGAGATTATGCTATTAACCAAGGAACTTTGAGTGCAGGATCTAATTACAGCATTGATTACGTAAGCAAAGATTATACAATCACAGCAAAACCTATCACGGTAACTGTTGATGCATCTCAAAAGAAAATCTATGGTTCAGCAGAGCCAATTCTGACATCGACTGTTTCGCCAAGTTTGGTAGGAACCGATGCTTTTACAGGAGCTTTATCTAGAATAATTGGAGAGAATGTTGGCTCTTATGCAATTGAGCAGGGAGATTTGAGTGCAGGCTCAAACTACACCATTACTTTTGAAAGTAAAGATTTTGAAATTACGCCAAAAGAAATCTCAGTAAGCGTTAATGCTTCTCAAAGCAAATATTATGGAGAAGCCGATCCGATTTTCACTTATACTGCAAGCGAAGCTTTGGTATCAGGAAATAGTTTTAGCGGAAGCTTAAGCAGAGCAAATGGAGAGAATGCTGGAACTTATGATTATACTATTGGAAGTCTATCAGCAGGATCAAACTATGTTCTAACTTTAGTTACCTCAGACGCCTTTACTATTGCGGCAAAACCAATCACTGTAACGGCAGATGCTTCTCAAACAAAAGTATACGGAACAGCAGATCCAGTTTTCACTTATGCTGTCTCACCAAGTTTAGTTGGAAATGATGCTTTCTCTGGTACTTTAGAAAGAATATCGGGAGAAAATGTCGGAAATTATGTAATAGGACAGGGAACATTGACAGCAGGCGGAAATTATGCCGTTACGTATGTTGGAAAAGACTTTGAAATTACGGCTAAAACAATTGAAGTCACTGCCGATTCGAAAACAAAAGTATATGGAGAGACAGATTCAGCATTAACCTATTCATTCGCACCAAGTTTAGAAAGCGGAGATTCATTCACAGGAGAGCTATCTAGAGTTGCGGGAGAAAATATTGGAAATTATGCTATTAACCAAGGAACGTTGAGTGCAGGATCTAATTACAGCATTGATTACGTAAGCAAAGATTATACAATCACAGCAAAACCTATCACGGTAACTGTTGATGCTTCTCAAAGAAAAGTATACGGAACAGCAGATCCAGTTTTCACTTATGCGGTTTCACCAAGTTTAGTCGGAAATGATGCTTTCTCAGGTACTTTAGAAAGAATATCGGGAGAGAATGTCGGAACTTATGCAATAGGACAAGGAACGCTTACAGCAGGCGGCAATTATGCCATTACGTATGTTGGAAAAGGTTTTGAAATTACACCAAAAGAAATCTCAGTAAGCGTTAATACTTCTCAAAGCAAATATTATGGAGAAGCCGATCCGATTTTCACTTATACAGCAAGCGAAGCTTTGGTATCTGGAAATGCTTTTAGCGGAAGCTTAAGCAGAACAAATGGAGAGAATGCTGGAACTTACGATTATACTATTGGAAGTTTATCAGCAGGATCAAACTATGTTCTAACTTTAGTTGCCTCAGACGCCTTTGCTATTGCGGCAAAACCAATCACTGTAACGGCAGACGCTTCTCAAACAAAAGTGTACGGAACAGCAGATCCAGTTTTCACTTATGCGGTTTCACCAAGTTTAGTCGGAAATGATGCTTTCTCTGGTACTTTAGAAAGACTAACAGGAGAGAATGTCGGAACTTATGCAATTTCACAAGGAACGCTGACAGCAGGTAGCAATTACATCATTACATATACTGGAAACGATTTTGAAATTACCAAAGCAGATCAGGTAATTACTTGGAACCAAACTTTAGTTTCAAATTGTGATGGAGTAAGTGAAAGTGTTTTAACTGCCAGTTCAAATAGCGGTTTGCCTGTAATGTATACTTCTTCGAATACGGATGTGGTAACGATTTCAAATGATGAACTAGTTTATAACAATTCCGGTTCGGCGACCATTACAGCATCTCAAGCGGGCAATAATAATTACAATGCGGCTGAAACGGTGTCATTGCCAGTTATAAATAGCCAGCCGAATTTAATCAGACAACAGTTTGAAAATGTTATTTTCTTTGACAATAGTTCAAAAGAATTTAAATCTTATGCCTGGTACAAAGACGGAATTTTAGTTGCAGACCAAACTTTGCAATATTATAAAGAAACAGGAGGTTTAAACGGAACATATTATGCCGTTGCAACAAAATTAGACGGAACATTAATTACTTCTTGTCCATTAACGCTGTCTTCAACCAAAACAGTTGAAACGGTTAGAATTTATCCTAACCCTGTCAGAAAAAATGAGAGCTATCAATTGATTACCAATATAGACCCAGCTAAAATGCTAAATGCTCGCATTGAGGTGTTTGCTGTAAATGGATCGCTGATAGACCAGAGAACAACTAATGATAACGAGACTACTTTGCAGGCTCCAAATGTTGAAGCTGTTTATATCGTGAGAATGACTTTATCAAATAGCAAGACGTTTACAAAAAACCTTTTAGTGAAAAACTAA
- a CDS encoding substrate-binding domain-containing protein produces the protein MYQFIKYIVLAFAVSLSLISCKEKQGNKIKVGFSQAMTTDDWRKQMNSSIKIEASLRPEVDLTIKDANNNVNKQIEDIEKFISNKVDVIIVSPIQSKPLTAVVEKSIKAGIPVLVVDRKIEGENYTAYLGADNIEIGRIGARYIISHSKGTGKIIEITGANGSSPAYERSLGFNQIINENKRFSIVKTIQGDWEKESVKEPLKIALQQNPDVEYIFAHNDRMALSAWETAKTLGLENKIKFIGVDALNSVNGGIELVKNGVLDGTILYPTGGNEALKLALKIYNKESISKNNILNTIVIDKNNAEIIENQMDKVDQRASCNRIATRGH, from the coding sequence ATGTATCAATTTATAAAATATATTGTACTGGCTTTTGCAGTATCATTAAGTTTAATTTCTTGTAAAGAAAAACAAGGAAATAAGATTAAAGTTGGTTTTTCGCAGGCCATGACAACCGATGATTGGCGAAAACAAATGAATAGTTCTATTAAAATTGAAGCGTCGCTGAGACCAGAAGTCGATTTGACAATTAAAGACGCCAATAACAATGTCAATAAACAGATAGAAGACATAGAAAAATTTATTTCTAATAAAGTTGATGTTATAATTGTTTCTCCTATTCAATCTAAACCATTAACAGCTGTTGTAGAAAAATCAATCAAAGCTGGAATTCCCGTTTTGGTTGTCGACCGAAAAATTGAGGGAGAAAATTATACAGCTTATTTAGGTGCCGATAATATAGAAATTGGTCGAATTGGCGCTCGTTATATTATTTCACACAGCAAAGGTACTGGTAAAATTATCGAAATTACAGGAGCAAATGGGTCTTCGCCAGCCTATGAAAGATCGCTTGGTTTTAATCAGATTATCAATGAAAATAAACGTTTTAGCATTGTTAAAACCATTCAAGGGGATTGGGAAAAAGAGTCTGTGAAAGAGCCATTAAAGATTGCTCTTCAGCAAAATCCCGACGTTGAATATATTTTTGCGCATAATGACCGAATGGCTTTGAGCGCCTGGGAAACTGCCAAAACTTTAGGATTAGAAAATAAAATTAAGTTTATTGGTGTTGATGCATTAAACAGTGTAAATGGCGGAATTGAATTGGTAAAAAATGGTGTTCTAGATGGAACAATTTTATATCCTACTGGAGGAAATGAGGCTCTAAAATTAGCATTGAAAATTTACAACAAAGAATCTATTTCCAAAAACAACATATTAAACACTATTGTTATCGATAAAAATAATGCAGAAATTATCGAAAACCAAATGGATAAAGTCGACCAGCGAGCAAGTTGTAATAGAATCGCGACAAGAGGCCATTAA
- a CDS encoding AsmA family protein: MTRKFLKKTAITITTLFLLFIIVLTIVPYVFKDEITNKLENLANEKLDATVRFDQIGLSVFKHFPALTIYAKNVSIDSKKKQFDTARIVKAGRVSAGLNFYSLLKGKIVLDAVYLDEADLNLEIDSKGNANFNIVKPSNSADTTQTEFNIKRVVIKQTNISYNDKSALLKFKVQDLSYKGTGDLSAELFDLDSNVKIKSFDFSLNGVDYVRSKPVNAEITTYIDAKALKFKFERNVIRIKNFPFSFNGYFAFIKGGYDFDLRMQSKNSTLEEMLSLVPPVYDKWREQMTITGNIDFRIFAKGKYMQDQSEKPIVSADLQINNGAIAYKKIKEPLKDINIATKAEVKDLDINKLKFDLDNLSFNLDKKKTTVNFHSEGFKKLKIKTLIKADLDLAKLKDALNLNDNDIRGDIALDLKADGVFLRDLGFSPRLNKIDTIIKSIPKFEFNASLKNGYIKNIKKPDAIKNINLNLSLTAKDSILRNVSGKITNLNAEALDNFVRGRFELHKLYPFTVDTELESKIDLAQIHKFYPLDSLEVKGDLNLKVIMHGVLNRKQKKYPSSKTVINIKNGYLKSLKFPKIPVENINISAAVTSEKGTGEDLNVKLQPAEFVLAGSPFKVQGEVTNLYDLVYNIKTQGTLDVGKLTQIFPVKDMNISGIIQTNLIAKGSKKDIDAKNYDNIKNGGKLEAKNLVIKSTLFPEPFEISKGTFKFFKDKMRFEEFNLTYGKSDVVLNGYIHNVLRYLFNRKYLRQANEKLKADINLSSDQINANEFFDMIAKYTDQKAEEETMQKTDSTAVNANSKTSTDKNKNYVIRIPSTADLKISAKVNNLQFDTYKIKDFVGTLVVNDRKVQVTEADF; encoded by the coding sequence ATGACAAGGAAGTTCTTAAAGAAAACTGCAATTACCATTACAACCCTATTTCTGCTTTTCATAATTGTACTAACAATTGTTCCGTATGTCTTCAAAGATGAAATAACAAATAAATTAGAAAATTTAGCCAATGAAAAACTGGATGCAACAGTACGTTTTGACCAGATTGGATTGTCAGTTTTTAAACATTTTCCGGCATTAACCATTTATGCCAAAAATGTCAGTATAGACAGCAAAAAGAAACAATTTGATACCGCAAGAATTGTAAAAGCAGGAAGAGTGTCAGCTGGATTGAATTTTTACAGCTTATTAAAAGGAAAGATCGTTTTGGATGCAGTGTATCTCGACGAGGCCGATCTTAACCTTGAAATAGATTCTAAAGGAAATGCCAATTTTAATATTGTAAAACCTTCTAATTCTGCAGATACCACCCAAACAGAATTTAATATCAAACGGGTTGTAATAAAACAAACCAACATATCCTACAATGATAAAAGTGCATTGTTAAAATTTAAGGTTCAGGATCTTAGTTATAAAGGAACAGGAGATTTAAGTGCAGAATTATTTGATCTTGATTCTAACGTAAAAATAAAATCATTCGATTTTAGCTTAAATGGCGTTGATTATGTGCGCAGTAAACCGGTTAATGCCGAAATTACAACTTACATTGATGCTAAAGCACTTAAATTTAAGTTTGAGCGAAATGTCATTCGCATTAAAAATTTTCCATTTTCATTTAATGGCTATTTTGCATTTATAAAAGGAGGATATGATTTTGATTTGCGCATGCAGTCTAAAAATTCTACATTAGAAGAAATGCTATCGCTCGTGCCTCCAGTTTATGATAAGTGGCGCGAACAAATGACAATTACAGGTAATATAGATTTTAGAATATTTGCCAAAGGAAAATACATGCAGGATCAATCAGAAAAACCAATCGTTTCAGCTGATTTGCAAATTAATAATGGCGCCATAGCATATAAAAAAATTAAAGAGCCATTAAAAGATATCAATATAGCGACAAAAGCTGAGGTTAAGGATTTAGACATTAATAAATTAAAATTCGATTTAGATAACCTATCCTTTAATTTGGATAAAAAGAAAACGACAGTTAATTTTCATTCGGAAGGTTTCAAAAAGCTGAAAATTAAAACCCTTATAAAAGCCGATTTAGATTTGGCAAAATTAAAAGATGCCCTAAATCTGAATGATAATGATATTCGCGGCGATATTGCTTTAGATTTAAAAGCCGATGGCGTGTTTTTAAGAGATTTAGGTTTTAGCCCTCGTTTAAACAAGATAGATACTATAATTAAGAGTATTCCAAAGTTTGAATTTAATGCAAGCTTAAAAAACGGATATATTAAAAATATAAAGAAACCAGATGCAATCAAAAACATAAATCTAAATCTTAGTTTAACTGCCAAAGACAGTATTTTGCGTAATGTTTCGGGTAAAATAACCAATTTGAATGCAGAAGCACTCGATAATTTTGTACGAGGACGTTTTGAACTTCATAAATTATATCCTTTTACAGTAGATACAGAATTAGAATCTAAAATTGATTTAGCGCAAATACATAAATTCTATCCTTTAGACAGTTTAGAAGTCAAAGGAGATTTAAATTTAAAAGTAATTATGCACGGAGTTTTAAACCGTAAGCAGAAAAAATATCCATCATCAAAAACAGTGATAAATATTAAAAATGGATATTTAAAATCACTTAAATTCCCAAAAATACCTGTCGAAAATATAAACATAAGCGCAGCTGTAACAAGTGAAAAAGGAACTGGAGAAGATTTAAATGTCAAATTACAGCCTGCCGAATTTGTATTAGCAGGATCACCTTTTAAAGTTCAGGGCGAAGTAACTAATCTTTATGATTTAGTTTATAACATCAAAACTCAAGGAACATTAGATGTTGGTAAATTAACGCAGATATTTCCTGTAAAAGACATGAACATTTCAGGAATTATCCAGACCAATCTTATTGCCAAAGGTTCTAAAAAAGATATAGATGCCAAAAATTACGACAATATTAAAAATGGAGGTAAGCTAGAAGCTAAAAATTTGGTAATTAAAAGCACCCTGTTTCCAGAACCTTTTGAGATCTCTAAAGGAACATTTAAGTTCTTTAAGGATAAAATGCGTTTTGAAGAATTCAATCTTACGTATGGTAAATCTGATGTGGTATTAAATGGTTATATCCACAATGTATTGCGATATCTTTTTAATAGAAAATATTTACGTCAAGCTAACGAAAAGCTTAAAGCAGATATTAATTTATCAAGCGATCAGATTAATGCGAACGAGTTTTTTGATATGATTGCTAAATATACAGACCAGAAAGCGGAAGAAGAAACAATGCAGAAAACAGATTCTACAGCTGTAAATGCAAATAGTAAAACCAGTACTGATAAAAACAAAAACTACGTAATTAGAATTCCAAGCACTGCCGATTTGAAAATCTCAGCAAAAGTTAATAATCTTCAATTTGATACATATAAAATTAAAGATTTTGTTGGAACACTAGTGGTTAATGATCGAAAAGTTCAGGTAACAGAAGCAGACTTTTAA
- a CDS encoding AsmA-like C-terminal region-containing protein: protein MAGTKIAMTGDYKAQHRRLAKYNANFKASNFDIQRAYAEIPIFAELVSMAKDAYGLVSVDYQLGGSIDQNMDIDFKSIEGEGTLTLEDIKFKNFKLLNHVAKKADAADLEKASFNKIAIHSAIKNNVMTITPTTMKMAGFRGKLEGQVTMDGKINVGFRLGLPPMGLINIPMKITGTADDFEISTGKFKEDTTFAEESELNNLQPETRRSRERDSTRLPRREGGRVKDTLKSK, encoded by the coding sequence ATGGCTGGAACCAAAATCGCAATGACAGGAGATTATAAAGCGCAACATAGACGTTTAGCAAAATACAATGCAAATTTTAAAGCCAGTAATTTTGATATTCAGCGTGCTTATGCAGAAATTCCAATCTTTGCCGAATTGGTCAGTATGGCTAAAGATGCCTACGGATTGGTATCAGTCGATTATCAGCTTGGAGGAAGTATAGATCAGAACATGGATATTGATTTTAAATCTATTGAAGGTGAAGGAACTTTGACTCTGGAAGACATTAAATTCAAAAATTTTAAACTTTTAAATCATGTAGCTAAAAAAGCTGATGCGGCAGATTTAGAAAAAGCGTCATTTAATAAAATTGCCATTCATTCGGCAATAAAAAATAATGTAATGACGATTACACCTACAACCATGAAAATGGCAGGTTTTAGAGGAAAACTCGAAGGACAAGTTACAATGGATGGTAAAATTAATGTTGGATTCCGTTTAGGTCTTCCGCCAATGGGACTTATTAATATTCCGATGAAAATTACGGGAACTGCAGATGATTTTGAAATTTCTACAGGTAAATTTAAAGAAGATACAACTTTTGCAGAAGAAAGCGAATTAAACAATTTGCAACCAGAAACAAGACGATCAAGAGAAAGAGATAGTACAAGATTACCTCGTCGTGAAGGGGGAAGAGTAAAAGATACGCTTAAATCAAAATAG
- a CDS encoding helix-turn-helix domain-containing protein, with product MSVSSFKREFAKIYNDTPANYIKVKKLEKATQLLQVSDQRITEIAFDCGFNDLANFTKSFTSKYNISPTNFRQKKDNE from the coding sequence TTGAGCGTTTCATCATTCAAACGTGAATTTGCAAAAATATACAACGATACGCCGGCCAATTACATTAAGGTTAAAAAGCTCGAGAAAGCGACTCAGTTATTGCAAGTTTCAGATCAGCGTATTACAGAAATAGCGTTTGATTGCGGTTTTAATGATCTGGCCAATTTTACCAAAAGCTTTACAAGCAAATACAATATAAGTCCAACAAATTTCCGCCAGAAAAAGGACAATGAATAA